A window of the Streptomyces albireticuli genome harbors these coding sequences:
- a CDS encoding cytochrome P450, with amino-acid sequence MSVPSRPPATALDNPLHALLDREVLANPYPLFERWREQGPMWTSDGSLLLSDHATCMAVLKSHTTMGSDTFNAPGMRELFGDRGDEPVLNSIFFMDDPGHGRQRNLVSKAFTPRITARFEPWIRGIVDELLRDCLAGGEFDGVQDLAAVLSLRVIATLLGIPAEDIPMLREWSSDMALSTELPTLVASFHSTEMFDREELVRIIRTTTELHGYFADLIHKRRRNPGEDLVSSLLSTQENGRGLSRREVTNVVVTVFTAAHESTTNLITNGLLAMSRHPEQFQLLRQDPAIVGDVVGEALRYDCPIMLTGRVALRSDRINGLDIPEGSVVTLVLASGNRDERAHPSAGRFIADRKPAAMNLAFGAGAHYCLGSSLARLEAEIVFGELARRLRGFHVHEDSLSYRRHVVVRGLDTERITFQL; translated from the coding sequence ATGTCAGTGCCCAGCCGCCCACCGGCCACCGCGCTCGACAACCCGCTGCACGCCCTGCTCGACCGGGAAGTGCTCGCGAACCCCTACCCGTTGTTCGAGCGGTGGCGAGAACAAGGTCCGATGTGGACGTCGGACGGTTCCCTGCTGCTGAGCGACCACGCCACCTGCATGGCGGTGCTCAAGAGCCACACGACCATGGGCAGTGACACGTTCAACGCGCCGGGGATGCGGGAACTCTTCGGCGACCGCGGCGACGAGCCGGTGCTCAACTCGATCTTCTTCATGGACGATCCCGGACACGGGCGGCAGCGGAACCTGGTCAGCAAGGCATTCACACCACGGATCACCGCGCGCTTCGAGCCGTGGATCCGCGGGATCGTGGACGAACTGCTCCGCGACTGCCTGGCCGGCGGCGAGTTCGACGGCGTGCAGGACCTGGCCGCGGTGCTCTCGCTGCGGGTCATCGCGACTCTCCTGGGCATCCCGGCCGAGGACATCCCGATGCTGCGGGAGTGGTCCAGCGACATGGCGCTGTCCACGGAGCTGCCCACGCTGGTGGCCAGCTTCCACTCCACCGAGATGTTCGACCGCGAGGAACTCGTCCGCATCATCCGCACCACCACCGAACTGCACGGCTACTTCGCGGACCTCATCCACAAGCGCCGCCGCAACCCCGGCGAGGACCTCGTCTCCAGCCTGCTCTCCACGCAGGAGAACGGGCGCGGGCTGAGCCGGCGTGAGGTGACGAACGTCGTGGTGACCGTGTTCACCGCGGCCCACGAGTCCACCACGAACCTGATCACCAACGGCTTGCTCGCGATGTCGCGCCACCCGGAGCAGTTCCAGCTGCTCCGGCAGGACCCGGCGATCGTCGGCGACGTGGTCGGCGAGGCGCTGCGCTACGACTGCCCGATCATGCTGACCGGCCGTGTCGCGCTGCGGTCCGACCGGATCAACGGCCTCGACATCCCCGAGGGCTCGGTGGTCACCCTGGTCCTCGCGTCCGGCAACCGGGACGAGCGGGCGCACCCGAGTGCGGGTCGGTTCATCGCGGACCGGAAACCGGCCGCGATGAACCTCGCCTTCGGCGCCGGCGCGCACTACTGCCTCGGCAGCAGCCTGGCCCGGCTGGAGGCGGAGATCGTGTTCGGTGAGCTGGCTCGCCGGCTGCGCGGCTTCCACGTGCACGAGGACTCACTGAGCTATCGCAGGCACGTGGTCGTCCGCGGCCTCGACACCGAACGCATCACCTTCCAACTCTGA